One Rhizobiales bacterium GAS188 DNA window includes the following coding sequences:
- a CDS encoding DNA replication and repair protein RadA, which yields MARHERIFACQACGAVYGRWQGKCDACGGWNTVAEENAARAAPVPGAGGSQSSARTKGRPFQLEALQGAVEEAARTKCGIAELDRVTGGGFVKGSVLLIGGDPGIGKSTLLIQASAALTRAGGRVAYISGEEATAQVRLRAERLGLATAPVALAAQTNVEDIIATLSRGAAPHLVVIDSIQTMWSPFVESAPGTVTQVRASAQSLIRYAKTSGASVILVGHVTKDGAIAGPRVVEHMVDAVISFEGDGAHHFRILRASKNRFGPTDEIGVFEMTGAGLAEVANPSAMFIAGRDQHAAGAAIFAGMEGTRPLLMEMQALVAPSALPTPRRAVVGWDNNRLAMVLAVLDAHGGLKFGGYDIYLNVAGGLRIGEPAADLAAAAILVSSLTGIVIPNDTVICGEVALSGAVRPVSQMAARLKEAAKLGFSRAIVPALGTEGAPSGLKLQNVATISDLVAMLSLGATKKPKMNAGY from the coding sequence ATGGCCCGTCACGAACGCATTTTCGCCTGCCAAGCCTGCGGCGCCGTCTATGGGCGCTGGCAAGGCAAATGCGATGCTTGCGGCGGCTGGAACACCGTGGCCGAGGAGAACGCCGCGCGCGCCGCCCCTGTGCCCGGAGCCGGGGGCTCACAATCCTCGGCGCGCACCAAGGGCCGGCCCTTCCAGCTCGAAGCCTTGCAAGGAGCGGTCGAAGAGGCGGCGCGCACGAAGTGCGGCATCGCGGAGCTCGATCGCGTCACCGGAGGCGGCTTCGTCAAGGGATCGGTGCTGCTGATCGGCGGCGATCCCGGCATCGGTAAATCGACCCTGCTGATCCAGGCCTCGGCAGCGCTGACGCGCGCCGGCGGGCGCGTCGCCTATATCTCGGGCGAGGAGGCGACCGCGCAGGTGCGGCTGCGCGCCGAGCGCCTCGGCCTCGCCACGGCGCCGGTGGCATTGGCGGCGCAGACCAATGTCGAGGACATCATCGCCACCTTGTCGCGCGGAGCGGCGCCGCATCTCGTGGTCATCGATTCGATCCAGACAATGTGGTCGCCCTTCGTGGAATCGGCGCCCGGCACGGTGACCCAGGTGCGCGCCTCGGCGCAATCCTTGATCCGCTATGCCAAGACCTCCGGGGCGAGCGTCATCCTGGTCGGGCATGTGACCAAGGACGGGGCGATCGCCGGGCCGCGCGTGGTCGAGCATATGGTGGATGCGGTCATCTCCTTCGAAGGCGACGGCGCCCATCATTTCCGTATCCTGAGGGCCTCGAAGAACCGTTTCGGGCCGACCGACGAGATCGGCGTCTTCGAGATGACGGGGGCGGGCCTCGCCGAAGTCGCCAACCCGTCGGCGATGTTCATCGCCGGCCGCGATCAGCATGCCGCAGGTGCGGCCATTTTTGCCGGCATGGAGGGCACGCGGCCGCTGCTGATGGAGATGCAGGCGCTGGTCGCACCGAGCGCTCTGCCGACGCCGCGCCGAGCCGTGGTCGGCTGGGACAATAATCGCCTGGCCATGGTGCTCGCCGTGCTCGATGCGCATGGCGGGCTGAAATTCGGCGGCTACGACATCTATCTCAACGTGGCGGGTGGGCTGCGCATCGGCGAACCCGCCGCCGACCTCGCAGCAGCCGCGATCCTCGTCTCCTCGCTCACCGGCATCGTGATCCCCAACGACACGGTGATCTGCGGGGAAGTGGCCTTGTCGGGCGCCGTACGCCCGGTCAGCCAGATGGCGGCGCGCCTGAAGGAGGCGGCGAAGCTCGGCTTTTCCCGGGCCATCGTGCCGGCGCTCGGCACGGAGGGGGCGCCTTCAGGCCTCAAGCTTCAAAATGTGGCCACGATCAGCGATCTCGTAGCCATGCTGTCGCTCGGCGCGACAAAGAAGCCGAAAATGAACGCAGGATATTGA
- a CDS encoding putative hydrolase of the HAD superfamily, with amino-acid sequence MLPVSAVLFDMNEVLCRYDKAARVTSLAHASGQGPSLIEAAIWEAGYEDLGDSGAIDAEEYLRGFGQRIGYALSLQEWVAALRAALTPLPEALALAARIGREARIAVLTNNNLLVAREIDAVFPELRSVFSDTIFVSAEFHARKPDPEVYLRCVARLGVSPQATLFVDDSPLNVAGAEQARLQAHCYTNAKSLAEALAGYGLLRQT; translated from the coding sequence ATGCTTCCGGTATCGGCAGTTCTCTTCGACATGAACGAGGTGCTTTGCCGCTACGACAAGGCGGCCCGGGTCACGAGTCTTGCCCATGCGTCCGGGCAAGGCCCGTCCTTGATCGAAGCCGCGATATGGGAGGCGGGCTACGAGGACCTCGGTGATAGCGGGGCGATCGATGCGGAGGAATATCTGCGCGGCTTCGGCCAGCGGATCGGCTATGCCCTGTCCCTGCAGGAGTGGGTTGCGGCATTGAGGGCGGCCCTTACCCCGCTGCCCGAAGCCCTCGCGCTCGCAGCCCGAATCGGGCGCGAGGCGCGGATCGCCGTCTTGACCAACAACAACCTCCTGGTCGCTCGGGAGATCGACGCGGTCTTCCCCGAGCTTCGGTCCGTTTTCAGCGACACTATCTTCGTGTCGGCCGAATTCCACGCCCGCAAGCCTGACCCGGAAGTCTATCTTCGCTGCGTGGCGAGGCTTGGCGTATCGCCCCAGGCGACCCTTTTTGTCGACGACAGTCCCCTGAATGTCGCAGGCGCCGAGCAGGCGAGGCTGCAGGCGCACTGCTACACGAACGCAAAGTCCCTCGCAGAGGCGCTCGCCGGCTATGGGCTCCTGCGCCAAACCTAA
- a CDS encoding NAD(P)-dependent dehydrogenase, short-chain alcohol dehydrogenase family yields the protein MTDETTETRRVALVTGASRGIGRAAALALARAGCHVIALARTVGGLEELDDVIKREGGSATLVPADLTDFQALDRLGVAIAKRWGRLDAFIGNAGLLGPITPLGHVEPSAWDRVMAINVTANWRLLRAVDPSLRASPSGRVVFVSSGAATSCRAYWGPYSVSKAALEALARTYAAETVTTPVRVMLLNPGPLRTAMRAEAMPGEDPLMLKTPQDLAPWFVKLTQPDWTETGKVFDFPTQAVISR from the coding sequence ATGACTGACGAGACTACCGAGACACGCCGCGTCGCTCTGGTCACGGGCGCCTCGCGCGGCATAGGCCGTGCGGCCGCGCTCGCTTTGGCGCGGGCCGGATGTCATGTCATCGCGCTCGCGCGCACCGTCGGTGGGCTCGAGGAGCTCGACGACGTCATCAAGCGCGAAGGCGGCAGCGCCACCCTGGTGCCGGCGGATCTGACGGATTTCCAGGCGCTCGACCGGCTCGGAGTGGCGATTGCCAAGCGCTGGGGGCGTCTCGACGCCTTTATCGGCAATGCCGGCCTGCTCGGTCCGATCACGCCTCTCGGCCATGTCGAGCCGAGCGCCTGGGATCGCGTCATGGCGATCAACGTGACGGCGAATTGGCGCCTGCTGCGCGCCGTCGATCCGAGCCTGCGCGCTTCGCCGAGCGGCCGGGTGGTGTTCGTTTCCTCTGGGGCCGCGACCAGCTGCCGGGCTTATTGGGGCCCATATTCGGTCTCGAAAGCCGCCCTCGAAGCTCTGGCCCGCACTTATGCGGCCGAGACGGTGACGACCCCGGTCCGCGTCATGCTGCTCAATCCGGGTCCGCTGCGCACTGCGATGCGTGCCGAGGCAATGCCGGGCGAGGATCCGCTCATGCTCAAGACGCCGCAGGACCTCGCGCCCTGGTTCGTGAAGCTCACCCAGCCCGACTGGACCGAGACCGGCAAGGTCTTCGATTTCCCAACCCAGGCCGTCATCAGCCGCTGA
- a CDS encoding Acetyltransferase (GNAT) family protein, producing MSRDNLDIVPIRGSLPEGFELLLAEARREGHEFLDRLHNGFGKGSEAYDGPREGAFAAFLGGRLAGVGSIAVDPYLGDPEIGRLRHVFVGEAARRKGIAEALVTTCLERGRGFTLIRLRTRNPDAARLYERLGFTPVALAGTTHVYRPSAAPAGGG from the coding sequence ATGAGCCGCGACAACCTCGACATCGTGCCGATCCGCGGCAGCCTGCCTGAGGGGTTCGAGTTGTTGCTGGCGGAGGCCAGGCGCGAGGGCCATGAATTCCTGGACCGCCTGCATAATGGGTTCGGCAAGGGCAGCGAGGCTTATGACGGGCCGCGCGAAGGCGCCTTCGCCGCCTTCCTCGGCGGACGCCTTGCCGGGGTGGGTTCGATCGCGGTCGATCCCTATCTCGGCGATCCGGAGATCGGGCGCCTCCGGCATGTCTTCGTCGGCGAGGCGGCGCGCCGCAAGGGCATCGCGGAGGCACTCGTGACCACCTGCCTCGAGCGTGGGCGCGGCTTTACCCTGATCAGGCTGCGCACGCGAAATCCCGATGCGGCGCGTCTCTATGAGCGGCTCGGCTTCACGCCGGTTGCGCTCGCGGGCACGACGCATGTCTACCGCCCCTCGGCCGCGCCGGCCGGCGGCGGCTGA
- a CDS encoding hygromycin-B 7''-O-kinase translates to MDPFPRFTNDMTFDAWRADPSQWLPLAIDIAHHHSMPHADLHVFPTGTNLVVALNCSLILKIFPPTLRHQFVSERASLSQLRNRLDVAVPEIVLEGERDQWPYLVMTRLDGILGTEAWPLLPEDQKEIVLGQIGETIAQVQRVPVGDLARLEPRWKEFILRQIDGCRARHLRLGLPQKYLDGLDDLLGAAPALIPMDASPVILTGEYTPENFLLAHGADGWRLSGLIDFGDVMTGWGEYDLLGPSAFMTSGMPGRVRNLFRGFGYSQADMGPILNRRLMTLLFLHRFSDPARQIGIEGWQQKTDSLGDLERLLWPV, encoded by the coding sequence ATGGATCCGTTTCCGAGATTCACGAATGACATGACCTTCGATGCCTGGCGCGCAGACCCGTCGCAATGGCTGCCGCTGGCGATCGACATTGCGCACCATCATTCCATGCCCCATGCGGACCTTCACGTATTCCCCACCGGGACAAATCTCGTCGTCGCTCTCAACTGCTCGCTCATCCTGAAGATCTTTCCTCCGACGCTGCGACATCAATTCGTGTCGGAGCGCGCCTCGCTGTCGCAGCTCCGGAATCGGCTCGACGTCGCCGTCCCGGAGATCGTGCTGGAGGGGGAACGCGACCAATGGCCCTATCTGGTGATGACGCGCCTCGACGGCATCTTAGGGACGGAAGCTTGGCCGCTGCTGCCGGAGGATCAGAAGGAGATCGTCCTTGGCCAGATCGGCGAGACCATTGCGCAGGTGCAGCGTGTTCCGGTCGGAGACCTGGCGCGCCTCGAACCTCGCTGGAAGGAATTCATCCTCAGGCAGATCGACGGATGCCGGGCGCGACATCTGCGCCTCGGATTGCCGCAAAAATATCTGGACGGGCTCGACGACTTGCTCGGCGCGGCGCCAGCGCTGATCCCCATGGACGCAAGCCCGGTCATCCTCACCGGCGAATACACGCCCGAGAATTTTCTCCTGGCGCATGGTGCCGACGGTTGGCGGCTGTCGGGCCTCATCGATTTCGGCGACGTCATGACGGGGTGGGGCGAGTACGACCTTCTTGGCCCAAGCGCCTTCATGACTTCTGGCATGCCGGGCCGCGTCCGGAACTTGTTTCGGGGCTTTGGATATTCACAAGCCGATATGGGCCCGATATTGAATCGACGGCTGATGACGCTCCTTTTCCTGCATCGCTTCAGCGATCCGGCCCGGCAGATCGGCATCGAGGGCTGGCAGCAGAAGACCGACAGCTTAGGCGATCTCGAGCGGCTCCTCTGGCCGGTTTGA
- a CDS encoding membrane protein required for colicin V production, whose translation MPVSPLDLAVLAIVLISAFLASVRGFTREVLAIISWVAAAVSSYYFYPQALPYAKQYISNSTIALIAAIAAVFLVTLIVVALITVKISDFILDSKIGPLDRSLGFLFGAARGALIALVAFAFFVWLVPEKNQPAWVKDSRVRPLLEPAGETLVGLLQCDDPNSAIGRVCTVMMKGLGKGGKVDAADAGAAPQPAAPDTDSGAAKPATPKP comes from the coding sequence ATGCCTGTAAGTCCTCTCGATCTCGCCGTATTGGCGATCGTCCTCATCTCGGCATTCCTGGCATCCGTGCGCGGCTTCACCCGCGAAGTCCTCGCCATCATCTCCTGGGTGGCGGCTGCGGTCTCCTCCTATTATTTCTACCCGCAGGCTTTGCCTTATGCGAAGCAATACATCAGCAACTCGACCATCGCCCTGATCGCGGCGATCGCCGCGGTCTTCCTGGTCACCCTCATCGTGGTGGCGCTGATCACGGTCAAGATTTCGGATTTCATCCTCGATTCGAAGATCGGCCCCCTCGACCGCAGCCTTGGTTTCCTGTTCGGCGCGGCCCGCGGCGCGCTGATCGCGCTCGTCGCCTTCGCCTTCTTCGTCTGGCTGGTCCCCGAGAAGAACCAGCCGGCCTGGGTAAAGGATTCGCGCGTGCGCCCGCTCCTCGAGCCGGCGGGTGAGACTCTGGTCGGCCTCTTGCAATGCGATGACCCGAACAGCGCGATCGGCCGCGTCTGCACGGTGATGATGAAGGGCCTCGGCAAGGGCGGGAAGGTCGACGCCGCCGATGCGGGTGCTGCGCCCCAGCCTGCCGCGCCCGACACCGATAGCGGCGCCGCGAAACCGGCGACGCCCAAGCCTTGA
- a CDS encoding DNA polymerase III, chi subunit, with amino-acid sequence MTDILFYHLQARSLEAVLPQLVEKSLERAWRVVVQTTTRERLAALDERLWTYDDASFVPHATDEDGDPASQPVLLTTASTNPNRAAIRFLTEGASMPEDAASYERIVLIFDGNDPDAVAAARLAWRGVTTGGFAATYWRQNEAGRWEKQA; translated from the coding sequence GTGACGGACATATTGTTTTATCATCTGCAGGCGCGCTCGCTCGAAGCGGTGCTTCCGCAACTCGTCGAGAAGAGCCTGGAAAGGGCATGGCGCGTCGTCGTCCAGACCACCACGCGCGAACGCCTCGCCGCGCTCGATGAGCGCCTTTGGACCTATGACGATGCGAGCTTCGTGCCGCATGCGACCGATGAGGACGGCGACCCGGCGAGCCAGCCCGTCCTCCTGACCACGGCTTCGACGAATCCCAACCGCGCCGCGATCCGCTTCCTGACGGAGGGCGCGTCCATGCCTGAGGATGCGGCGAGCTATGAGCGGATCGTGCTCATCTTCGACGGCAACGATCCGGACGCGGTGGCGGCGGCGCGCCTGGCCTGGCGAGGCGTCACGACAGGCGGCTTTGCCGCGACCTATTGGCGCCAGAACGAGGCCGGCCGCTGGGAGAAGCAGGCATGA
- a CDS encoding membrane dipeptidase: MNRSVSSDAALAQNDATAKDDALARDKALAHAHRLLDKLPLVDGHNDLPFVINRDSDAKGDVRRYDLARQHQRADTDIPRLKAGRLSAQIWAAFIPTKSPHPARTVLELIDTILQLHEAYPDVFMRALSAADIGKAKRQGKIASFLAVEGGVGLENSLSPLRVWQAAGARLMTLCHNETLDWVDSATDVARHKGLTAFGRAVVAELNRLGMMVDLAHVSPDVMRQVLDITRAPVVFSHSNARALADHPRNVPDDVLDRIPANGGIVMATFVPDFISRRSYEWMMPFKDEFGKTRHDVDMTKALPDRERQLGKWPRGTMVQLCDHIDYIVKRIGIDHVGIGSDFYGGPTPDGLEDVSRFPYLLAELIRRGYTDTAIAKIASRNFVRVFRAVERAGKTLRETEAPRVGRLEDFDGK, translated from the coding sequence ATGAACAGATCCGTTTCGTCGGACGCCGCACTCGCCCAAAACGACGCAACTGCGAAAGACGATGCGCTTGCAAGAGATAAAGCACTTGCTCACGCGCATCGCCTGCTCGACAAGCTGCCGCTGGTCGATGGGCACAACGACCTGCCCTTCGTCATCAACCGCGACAGCGACGCCAAGGGCGATGTGCGCCGCTACGACCTGGCGCGCCAGCATCAGCGGGCCGATACCGACATCCCGCGCCTGAAGGCCGGCCGGCTCAGTGCCCAGATCTGGGCGGCCTTCATCCCCACGAAATCCCCACATCCGGCCCGCACCGTATTGGAGCTGATCGACACCATCCTGCAGCTGCATGAAGCCTATCCGGACGTGTTCATGCGCGCCTTGAGCGCGGCCGATATCGGCAAGGCGAAGCGGCAGGGCAAGATCGCGTCATTCCTCGCCGTCGAAGGCGGCGTCGGTCTCGAGAACAGCCTGTCACCGCTGCGCGTCTGGCAGGCGGCGGGCGCGCGCCTGATGACGCTCTGCCATAACGAGACGCTGGACTGGGTCGATTCGGCGACCGATGTCGCTCGTCATAAGGGGCTCACCGCTTTCGGCCGCGCCGTGGTGGCGGAGCTCAATCGCTTGGGCATGATGGTCGATCTGGCCCATGTCAGCCCTGACGTGATGCGCCAGGTGCTCGACATCACCAGGGCGCCGGTGGTGTTTTCGCATTCCAATGCGCGTGCGCTCGCCGACCATCCGCGCAATGTGCCCGACGACGTGCTCGATCGCATTCCGGCGAATGGCGGCATCGTCATGGCGACCTTCGTGCCCGACTTCATCAGCCGCCGCTCCTATGAATGGATGATGCCGTTCAAGGACGAGTTCGGGAAGACGCGCCACGATGTCGACATGACGAAGGCGCTGCCCGACCGCGAGCGCCAGCTCGGCAAATGGCCGCGCGGCACCATGGTGCAGCTCTGCGACCATATCGACTACATCGTGAAGCGGATCGGCATCGACCATGTCGGCATCGGCTCGGATTTCTATGGCGGCCCGACGCCGGACGGGCTCGAGGATGTCAGCCGCTTCCCGTATCTCCTCGCCGAGCTGATCCGGCGCGGCTACACCGACACGGCCATCGCCAAGATCGCCAGCCGCAATTTCGTTCGCGTCTTCCGCGCCGTCGAACGGGCCGGCAAGACGCTGCGCGAGACCGAGGCGCCGCGGGTGGGACGGCTGGAGGATTTCGACGGGAAGTAG
- a CDS encoding tRNA/rRNA methyltransferase: MPGSGTDRTQTRLEGGPAIILVAPQLAENIGMCARAMANFGLSELRLVAPRDGWPKKGARSAASGAAYILDGAKLFGSVAEAIADLNLVYATTARDRHQLKPVLTPGAAIDQMASGLAGGSRAGILFGRERNGLTNDEVSLADVAITFQVSPAYASLNLAQAVLLIGYEWFRVSHAATHPLIVPDAGPLAAKATLLSFIGYVETELAACNYFLPVERKEIMARNLRNVLHRMQLTEQDVRTLRGAITTLVQGRRARVPKARPDVAAATPPAQDTPK; the protein is encoded by the coding sequence TTGCCTGGTTCCGGCACCGATCGCACCCAGACGCGCCTGGAGGGCGGTCCGGCGATCATCCTGGTGGCGCCCCAGCTCGCCGAGAATATCGGCATGTGCGCGCGCGCCATGGCGAATTTCGGCCTGTCGGAGCTGCGTCTCGTCGCGCCGCGCGACGGCTGGCCGAAAAAGGGCGCGCGCTCGGCGGCTTCGGGCGCTGCCTATATCCTCGACGGAGCGAAGCTCTTCGGCAGCGTGGCGGAGGCGATCGCCGATCTCAACCTCGTCTATGCGACGACGGCGCGCGATCGCCACCAGCTGAAGCCGGTGCTGACACCGGGCGCCGCCATCGACCAGATGGCGTCCGGCCTCGCCGGCGGCTCGCGGGCCGGCATCCTGTTCGGGCGCGAGCGCAACGGCCTCACCAATGACGAGGTGTCGCTTGCGGATGTCGCCATCACCTTCCAGGTGAGCCCGGCCTATGCGTCGCTCAACCTCGCCCAGGCCGTGCTGCTCATCGGCTATGAATGGTTCCGCGTGAGCCATGCCGCAACTCATCCGCTGATCGTGCCCGATGCCGGACCGCTCGCCGCCAAGGCGACGCTTCTCTCCTTCATCGGCTATGTCGAGACCGAGCTCGCGGCCTGCAATTATTTCCTGCCGGTGGAGCGTAAGGAGATCATGGCGCGCAATCTGCGCAATGTGCTGCATCGCATGCAGCTCACCGAGCAGGATGTGCGCACCCTGCGTGGCGCCATCACCACGCTGGTGCAAGGACGCCGCGCCAGGGTGCCGAAGGCCCGTCCGGATGTCGCAGCGGCGACGCCACCTGCGCAGGACACGCCGAAATAA
- a CDS encoding amidophosphoribosyltransferase: protein MEDYADRLREECGVFGIFGHPDAAAITALGLHALQHRGQEATGIVTFDGTRFHSERRLGLVGDAFSDERVIANLPGASAIGHNRYSTTGETVLRNVQPLFSEITGGGFAVCHNGNLTNALTLREGLIRDGAICQSTSDTEVILHLVARSRKNRFIDRFIDALRQIEGAYALVGITNKKIIGARDPLGIRPLVIGELGGRYILASETCALDIIGARYVRDVKNGEVVVITEEGIESHFPFPPQPMRPCIFEYIYFSRPDSIVNGRPIYSLRKAMGVELAREAYAKADVVVPVPDSGVPAALGFAQESGIPFELGIIRNHYVGRTFIEPTQSIRALGVRMKHSANRAVVEGKSIVLIDDSIVRGTTSVKIVRMMREAGALEVHFRISSPPIRFPDFYGIDTPVRDNLLAATHDLEEMRSYIGCDSLAFLSVDGLYRAMGEAARDPRRPQFTDHCFTGDYPTPLTDVDGASGSLRQGGPKQLSLLAEAG from the coding sequence ATGGAAGACTACGCCGACAGGCTGCGCGAGGAATGCGGCGTCTTCGGGATCTTCGGCCATCCCGACGCTGCCGCCATCACCGCGCTCGGGCTGCATGCGCTTCAGCATCGTGGCCAGGAGGCGACCGGCATCGTCACCTTCGACGGCACGCGCTTCCATTCCGAGCGCCGGCTCGGGCTCGTGGGTGACGCCTTCTCGGATGAGCGCGTCATCGCCAACCTGCCGGGCGCCAGCGCCATCGGCCATAACCGCTATTCGACCACGGGCGAAACCGTGTTGCGCAATGTCCAGCCGCTATTCTCCGAGATCACCGGCGGCGGCTTCGCGGTCTGCCATAACGGCAATCTGACCAATGCCTTGACGCTGCGCGAAGGGCTCATCCGCGACGGCGCCATCTGCCAGTCGACCTCGGATACCGAGGTGATCTTGCATCTCGTGGCCAGGAGCCGGAAGAACCGCTTCATCGATCGCTTCATCGACGCGCTGCGCCAGATCGAAGGCGCCTATGCGCTGGTCGGCATCACCAACAAGAAGATCATCGGCGCCCGCGATCCGCTCGGCATCCGCCCGCTGGTGATCGGCGAGCTCGGCGGACGCTATATCCTGGCTTCCGAGACCTGCGCCCTCGACATCATCGGTGCGCGCTATGTCCGCGACGTCAAGAACGGCGAGGTCGTGGTGATCACGGAGGAGGGAATCGAATCGCATTTCCCCTTCCCGCCGCAGCCGATGCGCCCCTGCATCTTCGAATACATCTATTTCTCGCGGCCCGATTCCATCGTGAACGGACGTCCCATCTACAGCTTGCGCAAGGCGATGGGCGTGGAGCTCGCCCGCGAAGCTTATGCCAAGGCCGATGTGGTCGTGCCGGTGCCCGATTCCGGCGTGCCCGCGGCGCTCGGCTTTGCCCAGGAAAGCGGCATCCCCTTCGAGCTCGGCATCATCCGCAATCACTATGTCGGGCGCACCTTCATCGAGCCGACCCAGAGCATCCGGGCGCTCGGCGTGCGCATGAAGCACAGCGCCAACCGCGCCGTGGTCGAGGGCAAGAGCATCGTGCTGATCGACGATTCGATCGTGCGCGGCACCACATCGGTGAAGATCGTGCGCATGATGCGCGAAGCCGGGGCTCTCGAGGTGCATTTCCGCATTTCGAGCCCGCCCATCCGTTTTCCCGATTTCTACGGCATCGACACGCCGGTGCGCGACAATCTCTTGGCCGCGACCCATGATCTCGAGGAGATGCGCAGCTATATCGGTTGCGACAGCCTGGCCTTCCTGTCGGTCGACGGGCTTTACCGCGCCATGGGCGAGGCGGCCCGCGATCCGCGCCGGCCGCAATTCACCGATCACTGCTTCACCGGCGATTATCCGACGCCGCTCACCGATGTGGACGGCGCCTCGGGCAGCCTGCGTCAGGGCGGCCCGAAGCAGCTCTCGCTGCTGGCGGAGGCGGGCTGA
- a CDS encoding Rieske 2Fe-2S family protein: MLMRAPLDSRHLVEARRPGYTLEAPFYTSREVFDLDLAVIFGRHWIFAGVEAEAPQPGDYRKLDIGAQSVILVRGDDGEMRAFHNVCRHRGAQLVTAERGRVIRFVCPYHQWTYKRDGALINARQMGADFDKSCHGLKPVHLRSIEGLMFICLAEDAPADIDDLAASLAPRLAPHDLRNTKVAAQIDLVERGNWKLTMENNRECYHCGASHPELLKSFCEYSVAFDPAAASERQRNEAEAYAQTARETVAAWEAQGYPSSAVEHLKGRASAFRTERLVLAGENESQTMDSRIACRKLMGKITEAKLGGLHIHTQPNSWHHAMSDHAISFCALPLSPDETLVRTTWLVHKDAVEGEDYDVENLTKVWVATNGQDAALVERTQAGVRSSAYEPGPYSPFTEGQVDDFVTWYIERLAEHCLSG; encoded by the coding sequence ATGCTCATGAGAGCCCCCCTCGATAGCCGCCACCTCGTGGAGGCGCGGCGGCCCGGTTATACCCTGGAGGCCCCCTTCTACACCTCGCGCGAAGTGTTCGACCTCGACCTCGCCGTGATCTTCGGGCGCCATTGGATCTTCGCCGGCGTCGAAGCCGAAGCGCCGCAACCGGGTGACTACCGCAAGCTCGATATCGGCGCGCAATCGGTGATCCTGGTGCGCGGCGATGACGGCGAGATGCGCGCCTTCCACAATGTGTGTCGCCATCGGGGCGCCCAGCTCGTGACCGCCGAGCGCGGCCGCGTGATCCGCTTCGTCTGCCCCTATCACCAATGGACCTATAAGCGCGACGGGGCGCTGATCAATGCGCGCCAGATGGGCGCGGATTTCGACAAATCCTGCCACGGGCTGAAGCCCGTCCATCTGCGCTCGATCGAAGGGCTGATGTTCATCTGCCTCGCCGAGGACGCACCGGCCGATATTGACGACCTCGCGGCGTCTCTCGCACCACGGCTTGCTCCCCATGACCTGCGCAACACCAAGGTCGCCGCCCAGATCGACCTCGTCGAGCGCGGCAACTGGAAGCTGACGATGGAGAATAATCGTGAGTGCTATCATTGCGGGGCCTCGCATCCGGAGCTCTTGAAGTCCTTCTGCGAATATTCGGTCGCCTTCGATCCTGCGGCCGCCAGCGAGCGGCAACGGAACGAGGCCGAGGCTTATGCGCAAACGGCACGCGAGACCGTCGCCGCCTGGGAGGCGCAAGGCTATCCGTCGAGCGCTGTCGAGCATCTGAAGGGCCGGGCTTCGGCCTTTCGCACCGAGCGCCTGGTGCTCGCCGGCGAAAACGAATCGCAGACCATGGATTCGCGGATCGCCTGCCGCAAGCTGATGGGCAAGATCACCGAGGCCAAGCTCGGCGGCCTGCATATCCACACCCAGCCGAATTCCTGGCATCACGCCATGAGCGACCATGCGATCAGCTTCTGCGCGCTGCCGCTCTCGCCCGACGAGACGCTGGTGCGCACCACCTGGCTCGTCCACAAGGACGCGGTCGAAGGCGAGGATTACGATGTCGAGAACCTGACCAAGGTCTGGGTCGCGACCAACGGCCAGGACGCGGCCCTGGTCGAGCGCACCCAAGCGGGGGTGCGCAGCTCAGCCTATGAGCCGGGCCCCTATTCGCCCTTCACCGAAGGACAGGTCGACGATTTCGTCACCTGGTATATCGAGCGCCTCGCCGAGCATTGCCTCAGCGGCTGA